TAATCCGCTCCGTCAGTACGGCGACTTGCAAATCGGCCGATCCGGTGTCAGTTTCGTGAATTTGGTAATCGCTGACAATTTGCTGCTTTTGTTCTTGGGTTAGACTCATAGGTCGAGTTCTGGGACTTTGTATTTAAAAATTAGCAATTTTATACTATACCACAGAACTCTCCTTTCTTAACTGCGATCGGACTGGAGTTTTACGGGAGACGATTGCCTCAGTCGAGCCAACTGGAGAGGTCGCGATTAATCAGCGCCTGGAGCTTGAGGATATCATCTCGATAGAAGTCAATTAGGATTTGGCGATCTCCGGGGTCGAGAGGAGGTATTTTGGCTTGGGATCGGTTCAGGTTATTGAGGCGATCGCGCAAGTTTTGGACGGTGGTAGCGGGTAAGAGACTGTTGAGGACTTTGGCAGCGGTTTCGCGCAAGGGATTTCGGGTATTGAGGAGTTGGTTGAAGGTTTGGTTTTTCGGTAATTTGGCCACTTGCGATCGCGCGGAAGTATCCGGTTGATAAGTCGCATCGACGCCAATAAACCGATAAATTTCCTGCATCATTTTTGCTGAATTCTTGCGTAAATCTTCATACAAAAATACGCGAATTTGTGCGGGGTCGAATTCCTGGTAAAACGCAGTTAAATGCTCGCCATAAAATCCTTTTCTCAAGGTAGCAGACGCTTTACCTTTTTGTTCGATTTGCTCTACTAGAGACCGTGGCTTTCCGATGGCATCCCGCACGTGCATCAAGTAATCAGAATAAGCGCGATCGCTGGGGTTGCGTAAAATTGCAATCAGTTTTGCATTGGGAATGCGCCGTTTAATTTGGGCGGTGGCAACGGAATAATTGACCATATAATTGGGAGAGGCTTCGCCGATGGCAATTTCATCGGTAACCTCGGCAAACAGATCGCAATATTTTTCCCAGGTATCGATGCGTTTTTGTGTCGGATGCCGCAAGGGGCGATCGCTAGGCGCTTTATTCGGGTCTCGGGCGAAAAAGTTTGTCTCTTTTACCGAACTCATATAGACTTGGGGATGCTGCTTCAGGTAGTTATAAATTGAAGTCGTCCCCGACTTTTGCACGCCAATAATCAAGAAATTGGGTGACTTCGCCGATTCAGTCACGGGCAAGCCCTCTACACTACGTCTTTTAGTTTAACTTATTTTGTAGAATAGAAATATAATTTAATTTCAGGTAGATTTAAATTTCCCGGACTAATTATATGCTAATCAATGTACTCAAAAGCAAGCTACATCGAGTTAGAGTCACCGAGGCACAATTATACTATGAAGGATCGATTACGATCGACGAACAATTGCTCAAAACCGCCCGCATTCTCCCCGGTGAAAAAGTACAGGTAGTTAATGTCAATAATGGATCTCGCCTGGAAACTTATACCATTCCCGGTGTTTGGGGAAGTCGCACAATTTGTTTAAATGGTCCAGCAGCTCGGATGAATGCAGTTGGAGATGAAATTATTATTATTGCTTATGCCCAAATGACTGAAGAAGAAGCACTATTATATTCTCCAAAAGTGGTATTAGTAGATGAGTGTAATAATCCGATTACTGAAGAACCATCAGTTTGAATTCTCATTGTTTAAATATGCTGGAATGAATGAAGCTGCGATCGCTCTACAGAGCGACTCTCACGAGTACCCAAGTATCTACCGTTAAGGATTTGGGGAAATCTAGCCGAATATTGTGTAGAACGGAGAACGATCTTCGTTACCAGTAATGTAATAGAGGTTCAAGGTGTATCGCTTTGGTAACTTAGATATTGCACTCGCTAATTATTCTATGCCTCGATTCACTTCCCGATCGCTTTATCCCGTTATTCTGAGCGGCCTCTCCAGCACTCTGCTGTGTTTCCCAGCTCTCGCTCAGTTTGTTGTTCCGGCCGCTGATGGAGTAGGAACAACAGTTTCCCCAGTCAATGGCGATCGCTTTGACATTACTGGCGGAACTCAAGCCGGAAGCAATTTATTCCACAGCTTCGAGCAATTTGGGTTAACCCAAGGACAAATTGCTAATTTTATCGCGCAACCAGAAATTCGCAATGTCTTGGGTCGCGTTGTTGGTGGCGACCCTTCTTTCATTAATGGGTTAGTTCAACTGAGCAATAGTAACGCTAATTTATATTTACTCAACCCGGCAGGTATTGTTTTCGGCCGTCACTCGAGCTTAAACGTCCCCGCTGCATTTTATGGAACAACGGCCGATGCCATTGGGTTTGCTGGCGATCGCCGCTTCAATGCTGTAGGCTCCAATGATTGGACAACCCTGACTGGCGCGCCGAATAGCTTTATTTTTGAGAGTCCTAACTCGGGTAGTATCGTTAACTTCGGACAACTAGCCGTTCGGGAAGGACAAAACCTAAGCCTGATTGCCGGCAATACCATTACTTTAGGACAACTTTCCGCACCTGGGGGAACGATCGCGATCGCTGCTGTTCCCGGAGAAAACCGGGTGCGCCTCTCCCAAGAAGGTCATTTATTGAGTTTAGATTTACCCTTAAATCCAGAAAATAGCAATCCTTTGCAAGGACTGACTCCCCTGGATCTGCCGCAACTGTTAACCGGTTCTGGGGTTGCTGCTCCCAACGGTTCTGGGAATACCATTGTTTCCGGAACTGTCGATGTTTCGGGGAACCTGGGAGGACA
The Roseofilum casamattae BLCC-M143 genome window above contains:
- a CDS encoding sulfotransferase family protein, with the protein product MTESAKSPNFLIIGVQKSGTTSIYNYLKQHPQVYMSSVKETNFFARDPNKAPSDRPLRHPTQKRIDTWEKYCDLFAEVTDEIAIGEASPNYMVNYSVATAQIKRRIPNAKLIAILRNPSDRAYSDYLMHVRDAIGKPRSLVEQIEQKGKASATLRKGFYGEHLTAFYQEFDPAQIRVFLYEDLRKNSAKMMQEIYRFIGVDATYQPDTSARSQVAKLPKNQTFNQLLNTRNPLRETAAKVLNSLLPATTVQNLRDRLNNLNRSQAKIPPLDPGDRQILIDFYRDDILKLQALINRDLSSWLD
- the panD gene encoding aspartate 1-decarboxylase, whose protein sequence is MLINVLKSKLHRVRVTEAQLYYEGSITIDEQLLKTARILPGEKVQVVNVNNGSRLETYTIPGVWGSRTICLNGPAARMNAVGDEIIIIAYAQMTEEEALLYSPKVVLVDECNNPITEEPSV